TGTGGGACAACCTGGTGGCGGCCCCGGAGGCGCGGTTCTCGCGCAAGGACGCCGACGACGTCATCATTCCGATGGGCCGGTTCGGCAAGATCTGGTCCACCCCGGACGACTTCCGGGAGACCGTCGGCTCGGCCATCGAGACCTCCACCAATATGGGCACCGCGGACGCCCTCTACTTCGCCAACCGGCTCCTGGTCTTCAACACCAGCTGCGATGCCCGCCGGTACGGGCAGTGGGATCAGATGTCGTGGCGCGACTACGTGGGTGCGGGCAAGCGCTCCAACGAGTTTCGCATGCTGCTCTCGCGCACCCTGACCACGCTGCTGGTGGCCGCGCGGGAGGACAAGGCCAGCACCCTCACCATCGGCACCATGGGCGAGCAGTTCCTGGGCAATCCGCTCGAGGTCGCCAACGACGGTGCGCTGGACCGGTTGCTGAACGGGGCCACCAACGAGGCGTGGATCGACCCATGGGTGAACCGGCTGCGGGATCTGGGCGTCACCTTCGTCAGCGGCGAGGTCAAGGGGCTGGAGCTGGACGGGTCCCGCATTTCCGGTGCGCGCGTGGTGGATTCGTCGGGCGCGGCTCAGACGGTCGGCGCCGACTATTTCGTGAGCGCGGTGCCGGTCGAGGTGGCCCGCACCCTGTGGACGCCCGAAATCCTGTCGCTGCGACCGGATCTGGCGGGTATGAGCCAGCTGACGGTGGACTGGATGACCGGTATCCAGTTCTTCCTGCGCCGCGCCACCGATATCGCGCGCGGGCATGTGGCGTACGTGGATTCGCCGTGGTCGCTGACCTCGATCGCGCAGGGCCAGTTCTGGAACCGCACGCCGCTCACCGGGCTCGGCGACGGCACCGTGCGGGACTGCCTGTCGGTGGACATCTCCGACTGGAACACCCCCGGCATGCTGTACGGCAAGACGGCCAAGGAGTGCACCCACGAGGAGATCGCGCGTGAGGTGTGGGCGCAGCTCAAGGCGCATCTGAACGACCGCGCCGAATTGTTGCGCGACGACGACCTGCACTCCTGGTTCCTGGACTCCGGGGTCGCGTGGGACGCGGGGCAAAAGCGTAATTCGAATGCCGATCCGCTGCTGATCAATACCGCGGGCTCGTGGGCTTTGCGCCCGGAGGCCCATAACGCCGCGCTCGAAAACCTTTTTTTGGCAGGCGATTACGTGCGGACCAATGTGGATCTGGCGACCATGGAGGGCGCCTCGGAGGCCGCGCGCACGGCGGTGAACAAGCTTCTCGACGTCGCGGGTTCGGATGCCGCGCGCTGCCAGTTGTTCACGCTGTACCGGGCGGTGGAACTGGAGCCGTTCCGCCAGCTGGACACCGCGCGCTACGCGGCGGGGCAGCCGAACATGTTCGACGCCTGAGGTCTTCACCTCGGCGGGCAATGTCTCACATCGGCGTGAAAATCGCTGGTGCGCACGGGTGCCGGGCGCGTTGAATCGAGTCATGAGCGAGATCACCGACCCGGCCCAGCTGCGTGAACTCCTGGGGGAGCCCGGCCCGCGCGCCGTCAGCAAGGAACGGACCGCGCTGCATCCGCGCGATCGGCAGTGGATCGCCAACTCCCCGTTCATCGTGCTGTCCACCAGTGACGCGGACGGGAATTGCGACGCATCACCGAAGGGTGATCCGGCCGGTTTCGTGAAGGTGCTCGACGACTCGACCATCGTCATCCCGGAGCGTCCCGGCAACCGCCGCGCGGACGGCTACCTCAACATCCTGTCCAATCCCCATGTGGGCGTGCTGTTTCTGATCCCCACCCGCGGTGAGACGCTGCGCGTGAACGGCCGCGCCCGGCTGCTGAGCGACGCACCGTATTTCGACGACATGGTGGTGCAGGGCCACCGTCCGATCCTGGCCATCGAGATCGCGATCGAGCAGATCTTCTTCCACTGCGCCAAGGCCATGCTGCGCAGCGACCTGTGGAAACCGGAGAAGTGGGCCGCCGTCGACATGCCCTCGCACGCCCGCATGGTGAAGGAACTCCAGCCGCAGACGACCGAAACCGTGGAGCAGCTGGAGGACTACTACGCCAACCACTACGAGTCGCTGCTCTACAAGAGCTGAGCCGCGTCCGCCTGGGAGCCGAATGCGGCGCAGCTCACGCCCGGACCGGCGATACCGCCCGCGCATCACGGTTGTGGTCCCCATAAACTCGCGGTCGTGGCAGACATCTCGATGCGCGGACAGCTGGCGTTGCGGGCCGCGACGGCGGCGTCGTGGGCCTCCCGGCGGGCCGGGCGTGGCAACGGCTCCATGATCGGCGGCCTGATCGCGCTGAAGATCGATCCCTCGCTGATGGGTCAGCTGGGTCGTGGCAAGCGGACGGTGCTGGTGACCGGCACCAACGGCAAGTCGACCACCACCCGCATGACGACCGCGGCGCTGCAGACGCTGCCCGGCGCGGGCGGACCCGGCAAGGTCGCCACCCAGGCCGACGGCGCGAACATGGACGCGGGCATCGTGGCCGCGCTCACCGCGCATCGCGCCGCGCCGCTGGCGGCCATCGAGGTGGACGAACTGCATCTGCCGCATGTGGCCGACGCGCTCAACCCGTCGGTCGTAGTGCTGCTGAACCTTTCCCGCGACCAGCTGGACCGGGTCGGCGAGATCAATATGATCGAGCGCCGCCTGCGTGAGGGCATGGCCCGGCATCCCGCGGCCGTGCTGATCGCCAACTGTGACGACGTGCTGGTGACCTCCATCGCCTACGACCATCCGAACGTGGTGTGGGTGTCGGCCGGCAGCGGCTGGTCGGTGGACGCCTCCAGTTGTCCGCGCAGCGGCGAACCGATCGTGTGGGAGGGCGAGCACTGGTACAGCACCGGCGCCGACTTCCGGCGTCCCGAACCGCAGTGGCGGGTCGACGAGCACACCCTGTACGGGCCGGACGGCCTGGAAGTCCCGCTCTCCCTTGCCCTTCCGGGGCGCGCCAATCGCGGCAACGCCGCGCAGGCGGTGGCCGCCGCGGTCGCGCTGGGCGCGGATCCGGCGCGGGCGGCCGCGGCCACCGGCACCGTGCGCGAGATCGCGGGGCGCTACCGCAGCATCGATGTGAACGGGCGCAGCACCCGCATGCTGCTGGCCAAGAACCCGGCCGGCTGGCAGGAGGCGCTGTCCATGATCGACCCGGACGCAACGGGTCTGGTGATCGCGGTCAACGGCCAGGTGCCCGATGGCGAGGATCTGTCCTGGCTGTGGGATGTGCGCTTCGAGCACTTCGAGGGCACCCAGGTGGTGGCCGCCGGCGAGCGCGCCACCGATCTCGCGGTGCGGCTGACCTATGCCGGCGTGGAGCACATCACCGTCGCGGATCCCGTGCGCGCCATCGCCTCCTGCCCGCCCGGCCGGGTCGAAGTGCTGGCCAACTACACCGCGTTCCGTGACCTGAACCGCGATCTGGAGGCGGGGTCCCGCGCGTGAACGGTCAAGCCCGGAGGCGGCAGCGGAGTGTAACCACGCAGGGCTCCGCTCACGCGCACAAGGAGACAGCATGAGTGAATCGACCGTCCGTATCGGCCTCGTCCTGCCCGACGTCATGGGCACCTACGGCGACGGCGGCAATGCCGTCGTGCTGCGGCAGCGCGCGCGCATGCGGGGCTACGACGCCGAGATCATCGAAATCCCGCTCACCGAACCGGTTCCCAACTCGCTGGACGTCTACACCCTGGGCGGCGCGGAGGATTCGGCGCAGCGCCTGGCGACCCGGCACCTGCAGCGCTACCCCGGGCTGCAGGAGGCCGCCGGGCGCGGCGCGCCGGTGCTGGCCATCTGCGCGGCGATCCAGGTGCTCGGCCACTGGTACGAGACGTCCTCGGGCGAACGCGTCGACGGCGTCGGCCTTTTCGACGTCACCACCTCCCCGCAGGACAAGCGCGCCATCGGCGAGGTCGCCACCCACCCCCTGCTCCCCGGCCTCACCCAGCCCCTCACCGGCTTCGAAAACCACCGCGGCGGAACCAAACTCGGCGGCGACGCCAAACCCCTGGCCCGCGTCACCAAGGGCGTCGGCAACGGCGTCGGCGACGGCCTCGAGGGCGTAGTCCAAGGCTCCGTCCTCGGCACCTACATGCACGGCCCCGCCCTGGCCCGCAACCCCGAACTCGCCGACCACCTCCTCGCCCGCGCCCTCGGCCTGAATTCCCTTCCCCCCCTCGACCTCCCCGAAGTCGACCAACTCCGCCGCGAACGCCTCCGCGCCTGAACCCCATCGCCGTCGCAACACCGCCTCCGCAAAGCCGTGAGCTCCATGCGACAGCCGCCGCCATGTGGTGTGAGTTCAGCCGATCGCTGCCGCTGGGTGGTTGAAGGGCCTCAGGCGAAGCCGGCCCGGTGGTGAAAGGGCTCAGGCGAAGCCGGCCGGGTGGTGAAGGGGCTCAGGCGAAGCCGGCCGGGTGGTGAAGGGGCTCAGGCGAAGCCGGCCGGGTGGTGAAGGGGCTCAGGCGAAGCCGGCTGGGGGTGAAAGGGGTTTCAGGGGAAGCCCCTGAGAGCTACGAGAGTTGTGGTCTCTCACGAAGGTGTTGAGGGGGCGATCGGGGACCGGTAGTGTCGCGCGCGGCCATGCGTGATGAGGGAGGTGGCCGGTTGCGTAGACGCGCCGTGCTCAAGGCTGCCGGGATGGCGGCTCTGCTGGCGGGTGTCGGGACGGGTGCCGCCAGCCGCGGCGCCGGCCCCGCGTCCGCCAATCCGCTGTGGAACGCGCTGTTCCAGGCATGGGTGCCGGAAATCTTCGCGCCGCTACCGGATCCGCCGGAACACAGCGAGGCCATCGTCATCGGCTCCGGTTTCGGCGCGGCGGTCACGGCGCTGCGGCTGGCCGAGGCGGGCGTGCGGAACACGGTGCTCGAACGCGGCTCCCGCTGGCCCAACGACCCGTGGCGGGAGATCTTCACCGGCGACGATCTGCCCGACGGCCGCGGCTTCTGGCACCGCACCAGCTTCACCGGCGTCACCAAGGTGCCGATGCCATGCGCGGATTTCGGTGGCGTGCTGGATGTCACCGAGTACCCGGGCATCGACGTGTGGCGGGCCGCGGCCGTCGGCGGCGGCTCGATCGTCTTCACCGGCGCCATGGTCGCGCCCCCGAAGCACCTGTTCGACCAGGTGTTCCAGGGCGTGGTGAACTACGACGAACTGGATTCGGTCTACTACCCGCGGGTCCGGCAGATGCTGCGGCTGTCCACCATGCCGGCGGACGTCTACAACTCCGCGCCCTTCACCCACTCCCGCATCTGGGATCAGCAGGTGCGCGCCGCGGGATACGAACCGCAGGCCAATGATTCGATCTTCAACTGGGATGTGATCCGCTCCGAACTGGCGGGCGCCAGCCGTCCGTCGGCGACGGCCGCGCGCAGCAGTCTCGGAAACTCCAACGGCGCCAAGTTCGATCTGAACCAGAACTACCTGCGCTATGCCGAGGGCACTGGCAAGTCGGCCATCTTCCCCGGCCACCGCGTCGATTCCATCGGCCAGGACGGCTCCGGCAAGTACGTGGTCGCGGTGACCAAGCTGGCCCCCACCGGCCAGGTGCTCGGTACCCGCACTCTCACCTGCGATCGCCTGTTCCTGGGCGCGGGCTCGGTCGGCACCTCCGAACTGCTGGTGCGCGCACAGGCCACCGGCGCCCTCCCGAATCTCAACGAGCACATCGGCGACGGCTGGGGCACCAATGGCGATGTGGTGCTGGCCCGCAGCATCAGCTCCCCGTCCGCGACCGGTGGCGGCGTGCCCAGCGCCAGCCGCATCCTCGACGAGTCGGGCATGCCGCTGCACCTCGAAAGCTGGTATGTGCCAGGCATTCCCGTCGACACCGGTGCGGTCGCCTCACTGGGCATCGTGCTGGACCCGACCCGGGCCCGCTTCGGCTACGACCGCGCGAGCAACGGGGTCGGGCTGAGCTGGCCGCGCGCGGCACAGGACGCGGTGGTGGCCGCCTGCCGCACGGTCGATCACCGCATCGCGCAGGCGGGCGGCTCGATGATGGATTACACGCCGATCGGCTACGACGCGCAGGGCGCTTTCACCGCGCACCCGCTCGGCGGCGCGGTGCTCGGGCAGGCCACCGACGGTTACGGCCGCGTCGCCGGCCACCCGGGCCTGTACGTCATGGACGGCGCGGCCATCCCGGGCAGCACCGCCACCGTCAACCCGTCGCTCACCATTACCGCTGTGGCCGAACGCAATATCGAAGCGATCATCCGCGCTGGGCGTTAGCTCCGGCCGACGCCTCCTCCCGGGTCGTTTGCGCCGACTACGCTGGCGGGACCGTTCGATGAGGAAGGGGACGCCGTGATCGAGCCCGTCGCACCGGAGGCCGAGGAGTTTCCGAACAAGCCTCCGGTCTTGTGGATGGACTTCGTCATGCTCGCCTTGGCGATCGTGTCGGTCGTTTTGGTGGCGTGGGTGACTTTCTTCCCGGTCGCGGCCCACACCTACCGGACCATCCGGGTCGTCGACTACACGATCTGCGGCGTCTTCCTCGCCGAATTCCTGTGGCGTTGGCGGCGTGAGGGCTGGAGCTGGACGTTCCCGTTCGTCTACTGGTACGAGGTGTTGGGCATGATCCCGGTGACCAGCCCCTTCTTCCGCGGCTTCCGGCTACTGCGCATCGTGGTGATCGCGGTGCGGCTGGGCCGAGTAGCTGACCGCGCCTTCGGCGACCGGATCACCGCCGCCGTGGTGAACCGTTCGATCGGCGCGATCGTCGACGCGGTCAAGCGGCCGGTCACCATGGCGGTGCTGGAGGAGGTCGCCCAGGTGTTGCGCACCGGCCAGTACACCCGCAATATCGCGGGCGCGCTCGAGGAGAACCGCTCCGAGATCGATCGGATGATCCTCGAAATCATCCGCCAGGACCCGCAATTGGGCCGGGTGCGCTATCTCCCGTTCCACGAGGACATCATTCGCGGCATCGCCGACGCCAGTTTCCGCGTGGTGTTCCAGGTGCTGGCCGATCCCCGCACCGACGAACTGGTCGCGGATGTGCTGCGCGAGAACGTGAATCAGATGCGCGAGGCGGTCCGCCAGGGCGTGCACGTCCCGGAGTCCATCGACCACCGGCTCGTGCAGCGCCCCTGAACGGGCCCGTGCGGGTCCCTACAGCTGCCCGTGCCGGATCAGATCGCGCGGCTGGGCATACCGGACCACCTCGAACACGATGACCGCCAGCAGCACCGCGCACAGCACGCCGAGCGCGGCCAGTGCGGGCAGATTCGTGGCCACCGGAATCGATGCCAGCAGCAGGACCGAGGCCACCAGCCGCGGCACCAGCACCTTGCCGGTCGCGTAGTGCCGGAATCCGGCCAGCGCCACCAGATACGCGATCACGCCGCCGTAGAGAGCGAACAGCGGAATCCCGTGCAGCTCGTCGCTGAGCGAATGACCTTGCGCCCCACCGACATAGCTGAGCACCTTCTTCAAACCCAGTGCCATGGCCACGATTCCGGCGATCATCGGGAAGTGCCAGAAGGTGTAGCAGTTGCGGGCGATCTGAATGCGCCGCTCCCCGCCGGCTTCGTGCATGGCGTGCTCCACCACCAGTGCGGCCACATCGAAGTACGCCCACCACAGCAGCCCCGCCACCGCCAGACCGAGCAGCGAGCCGACCGCGATCGACCACGAGATCGGCAGTCCCGCTACACCGACGCCGATGGACACGATGGATTCGCCCAGCGCGATGATCACGATCAGCCCGTACCGTTCGGCGAAATGCGAGGCCGAGTACAGCCGCCATTCGTTGCCCGCGAAGAACGTCCAGCCCATGTCCCACACCAGCGCGGCCAGCCACAGCCCCAGCTGCAGCGTGGTGTGCGCGAGCGCGCCCGTCACCAGCAGCACGCTCGCCACGCTGAGCGAGCCTGCCGCCCAGCGGATCACCTGCCGCCGCAGCTGCGCGTCGTGCGCGCTCGCCAGCCAGAACACGCTCAGGTGAACGAACCGCACCACCAGATAGGCGATGACGAACACCAGCGGCCCGTACCAGCCGCCGGGCAGATCGTGGAAGGACTCGGGAATGGTCAGCGCGATGAGGAATACCGCGCCCATGGCCACGAACATGGCCACCCGCCCGATCCCCTCGTCGGCCTTGACCACGTTGCCGAGCCAGGAGTAGCCGATCCAGGCCCACCACAGCATGGCCAGGATCAGCAGGGCGCGTAGCAGATTGACCGCGGTGGTCTCGTGCGCGGCGAAGTCGGTGACCATGGTGAAGGCGAAGACGATCACCAGGTCGAAGAACAGTTCCAGCTGGGTCACCGAGGCGTTCTCGGCGACCGGCGCCATGCGGGGGTGTGCGGGACCGGGCATGCAGGACATACTGCCTGGTCTGCGCTCCGAAAGGCAGTGTCAGCGGCGAGTGTTCGCCACGAGCATCACGCGGTGCCGAATCCCGGCTCGAATTTGCGGCCGTAGTCGATGCGCTGCGCGTAGCCCGGCTGCACGTAACTCGAGTAGTCGCCCTCGTAGCCGGCGGCCGGCTCGGTGTACTGCGCCTCTTCGGCGTCCCCGAGACCTTCGACCCCGGTGACGGATTCGACGAAGGCGATGAAGTTGGTGATCATGACGTCGCCCTCGCGGCGGGCGCTGCGCTTGAGGATCATGCCGGGCGCCGGGATCGGCAGGTACAGCTCGGAGTGGTACCAGACCTCGGTGGCGCCGTCCTCGGTTTCGGCGAGGTCGAACCAGCCCTTGCCGCCGGCGCCGGCGCTGGATTCGGTGACCTTCCATTCCACCCGGCTATCGGTGCAGGTGTACTCGACGACCTGCCGATCGGGGCGTCCCATCAGGCTGGCCGATACGTAAGCGCGCCGCGGGCGGCCGAATTCGTCGCGGGTGGCGACCCGGACATCCTGGTGCGAGGGTGACCAGTCGGGCATCTGCTCGACCATGAGCAACGCGTCCATCACCTGTTCGGGATCGATGTCGATGACGAACCTGTGGTCAGTTTTCGTGCGCATATCTACCCTCCACTCGGCCACGATTGTGACCAGCGTCGCTCGGGGAGTCAACTGCGTCCCGGGCCGCTTCTTACCGACTGGTCGGTCTTGTAGTCCCGATTTTTCCTGTCTGACATGGGAATCCAGCGGGGTCGCGACCAGTTCCGAAACGGGCAGCGATATATCAGTGGCGGACGCCGTTTCTAGCCGGGCCGCACCTCCGAATCCGGCCCGGGGAACACCAGGCTGGTGCGCCCGTCGGGGAAGCGCACCACGTAGGGCGGTTCCCCGTCCACGCCGCGCACCTCGACTATTTCCGCGGTGTGCTCGGGGCGTCCGACGGTGCGCCCATGGACGATCAGACGGTCGCCGACACTTGCTCGCATGCCCGCTGATTATTCGCCCGGGGTGATGCTCGTCACAAGAGCGGAAAGACGGCTTGCCGCCTGTTCAACCGCCGGTTCGCCCAGCCCTGGGAGGTGGGACGAAATCCCGGGGACCTCGGCCGGTACTCTTGTGGGTCGGTAGCAGCAGTTTGTCGATCTTGGAGGATTTCCGCCGTGGCTCTTGTCGTCCAGAAGTACGGAGGATCCTCGGTCGCCACCGCCGAGCGCATCCGTCGGGTCGCGGAGCGGATCGTCGAGACCAAGAAGCAGGGCCACGATGTGGTCGTGGTGTGCTCGGCCATGGGCGACACCACCGATGAACTGCTCGATCTGGCCCAGCAGGTGGCGCCCGCCGCGCCCGCCCGCGAGATGGACATGCTGCTCACCTCCGGGGAGCGCATCTCCAATGCGTTGGTGGCCATGGCCATTCACTCCCTCGGCGCCGAGGCCCGTTCCTTCACCGGCTCGCAGGCCGGTGTCATCACGACCGGCACGCACGGCAACGCCAAGATCATCGACGTGGCCCCGGGTCGGGTGCAGCAGGCGCTCGGCGAGGGCACGATCGTGCTGGTCGCGGGTTTCCAGGGCGTGAGTCAGGACAGCAAGGACGTGACCACGCTGGGTCGCGGCGGTTCCGATACCACCGCGGTCGCGCTGGCCGCGGCGCTCAATGCCGATGTGTGCGAGATCTACACCGATGTGGACGGCGTCTTCTCCGCCGACCCGCGCATCGTGGCCGACGCCCAGAAGCTCGACTCCGTCTCCTACGAGGAGATGCTGGAGATGGCGGCCTGCGGCTCGAAAGTTCTCATGCTGCGTTGCGTCGAGTACGCGCGCCGCTACAACGTGCCCGTTCATGTGCGGTCCTCGTACACCGACAAGACGGGCACCATGATTACCGGATCGATGGAGGACATCCCCTTGGAGCAAGCAATCCTCACGGGCGTCGCGCACGACCGCAGCGAGGCCAAGGTGACCGTGGTCGGCATTCCGGACAAGCCGGGCTACGCCGCCAAGGTGTTCCGCGCGGTCGCCGATGCCGAGATCAATATCGACATGGTGTTGCAGAACATCTCCAAGATCGACACCGGTAAGACCGACATCACCTTCACCCTGCCCAAGCTCGAGGGCCCGCGCGCGGTCGAGCTGCTCACCAAGCAGCAGGGCGACATCGGCTTCTCCCAGGTCGTCTACGACGACCACATCGGCAAGGTGTCGCTGGTCGGCGCGGGCATGAAGTCGCACCCGGGCGTGACCGCCACCTTCTGTGAGTCGCTGGCGGACGCCGGCATCAATATCGACCTCATCTCGACTTCGGAGATCCGAATCTCGGTGCTGGTCAAGGACACCGACCTGGACGAGGCCGTGCAGGTGCTGCACTCGGCCTTCGAGCTGGGCGGCGACGAGCTGGCCGTGGTGCACGGCGGAACGGGGCGATAGGGCCATGGGTGTACGGGTAGGCGTCGTCGGCGCGACCGGTCAGGTCGGCGCCGTCATGCGAAAGCTGCTGGAGGAGCGCGACTTCCCGGCCGACGAGGTGCGTTTCTTCGCGTCCGCGCGCTCGGCGGGCAAGACGCTGCCGTTCCGCGGCAAGGACATCGTGGTCGAGGACACCGAGACCGCGGACCCGAGCGGACTGGACATCGCGCTGTTCTCGGCCGGCGCCACCATGTCCCGGGTGCAGGCCCCGCGTTTCGCCGCGGCCGGTGTCACCGTGATCGACAACTCCTCGGCCTGGCGCAAGGATCCCGAGGTGCCGCTGGTGGTCTCCGAGGTGAACCCGGAGGCGACCCGCAACCTGGTCAAGGGCATCATCGCCAACCCCAACTGCACCACCATGGCCGCCATGCCGGTGCTCAAGGTGCTGCACGACGAGGCCGGTTTGCAGCGGCTGATCGTGTCCAGCTACCAGGCGGTTTCGGGTTCCGGCCTGGCCGGCGTGGAGGAGCTGGCCACGCAGGTGCGCGCGGTCATCGGCGACGCCGAGAAGCTGGTGCACGACGGTTCGGCGGTGGATTTCCCGGCCCCGAACAAGTACGTGGCCCCCATCGCCTTCGACGTGATTCCGCTGGCGGGCTCGCTGGTCGACGACGGCAGCGGCGAGACCGACGAGGATCAGAAGCTGCGCAACGAATCCCGCAAGATCCTGGGTCTGCCGGATCTGCTGGTCAGCGGCACCTGCGTGCGCGTCCCGGTTTTCACCGGCCACTCGCTGTCGATCAATGCCGAGTTCGCGCAGCCGATTTCGGTGGAGCGGGCCGAGGAACTGCTGGCCAAGGCCCCGGGCGTCAAGCTGACCGACGTCCCCACCCCGCTGGCCGCCGCCGGCATCGACGAATCCCTGGTCGGCCGC
This sequence is a window from Nocardia yunnanensis. Protein-coding genes within it:
- a CDS encoding Mur ligase family protein, with translation MRGQLALRAATAASWASRRAGRGNGSMIGGLIALKIDPSLMGQLGRGKRTVLVTGTNGKSTTTRMTTAALQTLPGAGGPGKVATQADGANMDAGIVAALTAHRAAPLAAIEVDELHLPHVADALNPSVVVLLNLSRDQLDRVGEINMIERRLREGMARHPAAVLIANCDDVLVTSIAYDHPNVVWVSAGSGWSVDASSCPRSGEPIVWEGEHWYSTGADFRRPEPQWRVDEHTLYGPDGLEVPLSLALPGRANRGNAAQAVAAAVALGADPARAAAATGTVREIAGRYRSIDVNGRSTRMLLAKNPAGWQEALSMIDPDATGLVIAVNGQVPDGEDLSWLWDVRFEHFEGTQVVAAGERATDLAVRLTYAGVEHITVADPVRAIASCPPGRVEVLANYTAFRDLNRDLEAGSRA
- a CDS encoding aspartate-semialdehyde dehydrogenase, whose protein sequence is MGVRVGVVGATGQVGAVMRKLLEERDFPADEVRFFASARSAGKTLPFRGKDIVVEDTETADPSGLDIALFSAGATMSRVQAPRFAAAGVTVIDNSSAWRKDPEVPLVVSEVNPEATRNLVKGIIANPNCTTMAAMPVLKVLHDEAGLQRLIVSSYQAVSGSGLAGVEELATQVRAVIGDAEKLVHDGSAVDFPAPNKYVAPIAFDVIPLAGSLVDDGSGETDEDQKLRNESRKILGLPDLLVSGTCVRVPVFTGHSLSINAEFAQPISVERAEELLAKAPGVKLTDVPTPLAAAGIDESLVGRIRQDPGVPDGRGLALFISGDNLRKGAALNTIQIAEVLLNN
- a CDS encoding ion transporter, whose translation is MIEPVAPEAEEFPNKPPVLWMDFVMLALAIVSVVLVAWVTFFPVAAHTYRTIRVVDYTICGVFLAEFLWRWRREGWSWTFPFVYWYEVLGMIPVTSPFFRGFRLLRIVVIAVRLGRVADRAFGDRITAAVVNRSIGAIVDAVKRPVTMAVLEEVAQVLRTGQYTRNIAGALEENRSEIDRMILEIIRQDPQLGRVRYLPFHEDIIRGIADASFRVVFQVLADPRTDELVADVLRENVNQMREAVRQGVHVPESIDHRLVQRP
- a CDS encoding low temperature requirement protein A, which encodes MPGPAHPRMAPVAENASVTQLELFFDLVIVFAFTMVTDFAAHETTAVNLLRALLILAMLWWAWIGYSWLGNVVKADEGIGRVAMFVAMGAVFLIALTIPESFHDLPGGWYGPLVFVIAYLVVRFVHLSVFWLASAHDAQLRRQVIRWAAGSLSVASVLLVTGALAHTTLQLGLWLAALVWDMGWTFFAGNEWRLYSASHFAERYGLIVIIALGESIVSIGVGVAGLPISWSIAVGSLLGLAVAGLLWWAYFDVAALVVEHAMHEAGGERRIQIARNCYTFWHFPMIAGIVAMALGLKKVLSYVGGAQGHSLSDELHGIPLFALYGGVIAYLVALAGFRHYATGKVLVPRLVASVLLLASIPVATNLPALAALGVLCAVLLAVIVFEVVRYAQPRDLIRHGQL
- a CDS encoding type 1 glutamine amidotransferase, with the translated sequence MSESTVRIGLVLPDVMGTYGDGGNAVVLRQRARMRGYDAEIIEIPLTEPVPNSLDVYTLGGAEDSAQRLATRHLQRYPGLQEAAGRGAPVLAICAAIQVLGHWYETSSGERVDGVGLFDVTTSPQDKRAIGEVATHPLLPGLTQPLTGFENHRGGTKLGGDAKPLARVTKGVGNGVGDGLEGVVQGSVLGTYMHGPALARNPELADHLLARALGLNSLPPLDLPEVDQLRRERLRA
- a CDS encoding DUF1918 domain-containing protein; protein product: MRASVGDRLIVHGRTVGRPEHTAEIVEVRGVDGEPPYVVRFPDGRTSLVFPGPDSEVRPG
- a CDS encoding pyridoxamine 5'-phosphate oxidase family protein — encoded protein: MSEITDPAQLRELLGEPGPRAVSKERTALHPRDRQWIANSPFIVLSTSDADGNCDASPKGDPAGFVKVLDDSTIVIPERPGNRRADGYLNILSNPHVGVLFLIPTRGETLRVNGRARLLSDAPYFDDMVVQGHRPILAIEIAIEQIFFHCAKAMLRSDLWKPEKWAAVDMPSHARMVKELQPQTTETVEQLEDYYANHYESLLYKS
- a CDS encoding aspartate kinase, which codes for MALVVQKYGGSSVATAERIRRVAERIVETKKQGHDVVVVCSAMGDTTDELLDLAQQVAPAAPAREMDMLLTSGERISNALVAMAIHSLGAEARSFTGSQAGVITTGTHGNAKIIDVAPGRVQQALGEGTIVLVAGFQGVSQDSKDVTTLGRGGSDTTAVALAAALNADVCEIYTDVDGVFSADPRIVADAQKLDSVSYEEMLEMAACGSKVLMLRCVEYARRYNVPVHVRSSYTDKTGTMITGSMEDIPLEQAILTGVAHDRSEAKVTVVGIPDKPGYAAKVFRAVADAEINIDMVLQNISKIDTGKTDITFTLPKLEGPRAVELLTKQQGDIGFSQVVYDDHIGKVSLVGAGMKSHPGVTATFCESLADAGINIDLISTSEIRISVLVKDTDLDEAVQVLHSAFELGGDELAVVHGGTGR
- a CDS encoding SRPBCC family protein, with translation MRTKTDHRFVIDIDPEQVMDALLMVEQMPDWSPSHQDVRVATRDEFGRPRRAYVSASLMGRPDRQVVEYTCTDSRVEWKVTESSAGAGGKGWFDLAETEDGATEVWYHSELYLPIPAPGMILKRSARREGDVMITNFIAFVESVTGVEGLGDAEEAQYTEPAAGYEGDYSSYVQPGYAQRIDYGRKFEPGFGTA
- a CDS encoding GMC oxidoreductase — its product is MRDEGGGRLRRRAVLKAAGMAALLAGVGTGAASRGAGPASANPLWNALFQAWVPEIFAPLPDPPEHSEAIVIGSGFGAAVTALRLAEAGVRNTVLERGSRWPNDPWREIFTGDDLPDGRGFWHRTSFTGVTKVPMPCADFGGVLDVTEYPGIDVWRAAAVGGGSIVFTGAMVAPPKHLFDQVFQGVVNYDELDSVYYPRVRQMLRLSTMPADVYNSAPFTHSRIWDQQVRAAGYEPQANDSIFNWDVIRSELAGASRPSATAARSSLGNSNGAKFDLNQNYLRYAEGTGKSAIFPGHRVDSIGQDGSGKYVVAVTKLAPTGQVLGTRTLTCDRLFLGAGSVGTSELLVRAQATGALPNLNEHIGDGWGTNGDVVLARSISSPSATGGGVPSASRILDESGMPLHLESWYVPGIPVDTGAVASLGIVLDPTRARFGYDRASNGVGLSWPRAAQDAVVAACRTVDHRIAQAGGSMMDYTPIGYDAQGAFTAHPLGGAVLGQATDGYGRVAGHPGLYVMDGAAIPGSTATVNPSLTITAVAERNIEAIIRAGR
- a CDS encoding hydroxysqualene dehydroxylase, which encodes MAGQRLSVTRRTVLRSAVAAGAMAGAVAAGAVTPTAARAGAGRRVAVLGGGVAGLTAAHELAERGFEVTVYERRALGGKARSIAVPGTGKDGRPELWGEHGFRFFPGFYRHIPDTMRRIPFAGNANGVWDNLVAAPEARFSRKDADDVIIPMGRFGKIWSTPDDFRETVGSAIETSTNMGTADALYFANRLLVFNTSCDARRYGQWDQMSWRDYVGAGKRSNEFRMLLSRTLTTLLVAAREDKASTLTIGTMGEQFLGNPLEVANDGALDRLLNGATNEAWIDPWVNRLRDLGVTFVSGEVKGLELDGSRISGARVVDSSGAAQTVGADYFVSAVPVEVARTLWTPEILSLRPDLAGMSQLTVDWMTGIQFFLRRATDIARGHVAYVDSPWSLTSIAQGQFWNRTPLTGLGDGTVRDCLSVDISDWNTPGMLYGKTAKECTHEEIAREVWAQLKAHLNDRAELLRDDDLHSWFLDSGVAWDAGQKRNSNADPLLINTAGSWALRPEAHNAALENLFLAGDYVRTNVDLATMEGASEAARTAVNKLLDVAGSDAARCQLFTLYRAVELEPFRQLDTARYAAGQPNMFDA